The proteins below are encoded in one region of Amycolatopsis magusensis:
- a CDS encoding DUF998 domain-containing protein: MQPVVQTPQTGLVHSYLYLRRAVGVIGLALPVVLVLGKLLLEGGGLQESISGYYHTVMRGVFVGSMCAVGTFLLSYRGHDRLDDLCGNVAAVAAIGVGLFPVAVGPDPSATARLVETVHVVCAAVFFVTLSVFCLFLFTRSTGAPTRRKCSRNRVYRTCGAVMLVCLALIALEGLWLADVLAPLKPVLWLESGAIFAFGVAWLVKGKTLLRDP, from the coding sequence ATGCAGCCAGTGGTCCAGACGCCTCAGACGGGATTGGTGCATTCCTACCTGTACCTGCGCCGGGCGGTGGGGGTGATCGGCCTGGCGCTGCCGGTGGTGCTGGTACTCGGCAAGCTGCTGCTCGAGGGCGGTGGCCTGCAGGAATCGATCAGCGGCTACTACCACACGGTGATGCGGGGGGTCTTCGTCGGCAGCATGTGCGCGGTCGGCACCTTCCTGCTGTCCTACCGCGGGCACGACCGGCTCGACGACCTGTGCGGGAACGTCGCCGCGGTGGCGGCGATCGGCGTGGGCCTGTTCCCGGTCGCCGTGGGACCCGATCCTTCAGCCACCGCGCGGCTGGTGGAGACCGTGCACGTGGTCTGCGCCGCGGTGTTCTTCGTGACGCTGTCGGTGTTCTGCCTGTTCCTGTTCACCAGGAGCACCGGGGCACCCACGCGGCGCAAGTGTTCGCGCAACCGCGTCTACCGCACGTGCGGCGCGGTCATGCTGGTGTGCCTGGCGCTCATCGCGCTCGAAGGGCTATGGCTCGCCGACGTCCTCGCGCCGCTGAAACCCGTGCTGTGGCTGGAATCCGGCGCCATCTTCGCGTTCGGGGTGGCGTGGCTGGTCAAGGGCAAGACGTTGTTGCGCGATCCCTGA
- a CDS encoding MFS transporter: MSTPTQQLAPEVRRWRAALFAMFLLTGVTFASWVTRTPAIRDSVGASTAQMGVIIAGLSVGSLLGIAVAGRLVVARGGRFVIALGAVAMVAGLLLIALGAALGAGWLVCGGLAFFGLGMGASEVAQNVEGAEVERALDASVLPAMHGCFSIGTFAGALAGIALNALAVPVALHVGTSAALMAAVAVWAVRGIPAHSPTDESAARTRAPKVWREPRVVLIGVIVLGMALAEGSANDWLPLITVDGFGATATIGSVAYALFGLAMAAGRFSGSRVLDRFGRTTAMRGSAVIATAGVALVVLAPGIEFAAAGVVLWGLGTSLGFPVALSAAGDDPEHAAARVSAVATIGYLAFLVGPPLLGLLGEFAGLRNALVVVVVMLVVAGACAPAVRDRATTSCP; the protein is encoded by the coding sequence GCGACTCGGTCGGCGCGTCGACCGCGCAGATGGGCGTGATCATCGCCGGGCTGTCGGTCGGTTCGCTGCTGGGCATCGCGGTCGCCGGGCGGCTCGTGGTGGCCAGGGGCGGGCGGTTCGTGATCGCGCTCGGCGCGGTCGCCATGGTGGCCGGGCTGCTGCTCATCGCGCTCGGCGCGGCGCTCGGGGCGGGCTGGCTGGTCTGCGGCGGGCTCGCGTTCTTCGGCTTGGGCATGGGTGCTTCCGAGGTCGCGCAGAACGTCGAAGGCGCCGAGGTCGAGCGGGCGCTGGACGCTTCGGTGCTGCCCGCCATGCACGGCTGCTTCAGCATCGGCACCTTCGCCGGCGCGCTCGCCGGGATCGCGCTCAACGCACTGGCCGTGCCGGTGGCGCTGCACGTCGGCACCTCCGCCGCGTTGATGGCCGCGGTGGCGGTCTGGGCGGTGCGTGGCATCCCCGCGCACTCCCCCACCGACGAATCCGCGGCACGAACGCGGGCACCGAAGGTCTGGCGCGAGCCGCGCGTGGTGCTGATCGGCGTGATCGTGCTCGGCATGGCGCTGGCCGAGGGCTCGGCGAACGACTGGCTGCCGCTGATCACCGTCGACGGGTTCGGTGCCACGGCGACGATCGGCTCGGTCGCCTACGCGTTGTTCGGCCTGGCGATGGCGGCCGGGCGGTTCAGCGGGAGCCGGGTGCTCGACCGGTTCGGCCGCACCACGGCGATGCGCGGCAGCGCGGTGATCGCCACCGCGGGGGTCGCACTGGTCGTGCTCGCGCCGGGCATCGAATTCGCGGCGGCCGGTGTGGTGCTCTGGGGACTCGGCACGTCACTGGGCTTCCCGGTCGCGCTTTCCGCGGCGGGCGACGATCCCGAGCACGCCGCCGCGCGGGTCAGTGCCGTGGCCACGATCGGCTACCTGGCCTTCCTGGTCGGGCCACCGCTGCTCGGCCTGCTCGGCGAGTTCGCCGGGCTGCGCAACGCCCTCGTCGTGGTGGTGGTGATGCTGGTGGTCGCCGGCGCCTGCGCGCCGGCGGTCAGGGATCGCGCAACAACGTCTTGCCCTTGA